The following coding sequences are from one Microbacterium sp. SORGH_AS_0969 window:
- a CDS encoding oxygenase MpaB family protein: MTTTLPPAGSANAPFVLTEELLWGDIARWRRFGDVVPAAHSLALDGSVDYGLFGPGSVTWKVVLHPAIIVFESPAQAVLQFLYKPITAGIRDADPISRRARSGKFTWFDFFERFQRNSGMHAPMWLGDTETATRMATHLHRIHGHVQGPVIDPDDASLGGYAAAEPRDAMWAAITEMHAMLLAYESLAWHGDEPPRPLSPEERDQYVAEMAPYLRLVGAEESEIPHSMADLDALYEKYSPYFGHRESVFRDLETGVDMMLQYRQVAETNWHPSHALATDVLAETYNDWHDVMPAILPEKLQLAAGRTREQVDASGDAIRAREGDIRAIQSPDSEARIMKLLWGPDGVDLITSARRLEEEFRAKA; encoded by the coding sequence ATGACCACCACCCTCCCGCCGGCAGGCTCAGCGAACGCACCGTTCGTCCTCACCGAGGAGCTTCTGTGGGGCGACATCGCGAGATGGCGACGGTTCGGCGACGTCGTGCCGGCGGCCCACTCTCTCGCGCTCGACGGATCCGTGGACTATGGGCTGTTCGGCCCGGGGTCGGTCACGTGGAAGGTGGTTCTGCATCCCGCGATCATCGTGTTCGAGAGTCCCGCCCAAGCCGTCCTGCAGTTCCTCTACAAGCCCATCACCGCGGGGATCCGAGACGCGGACCCCATCTCCCGGCGCGCGCGCTCCGGCAAGTTCACCTGGTTCGACTTCTTCGAGCGGTTCCAGCGCAATTCGGGGATGCACGCACCGATGTGGCTGGGCGACACCGAGACCGCGACGCGGATGGCGACCCACCTGCACCGTATCCACGGCCACGTGCAGGGTCCGGTGATCGATCCCGACGACGCGTCGCTCGGCGGGTATGCCGCAGCCGAACCCCGCGACGCCATGTGGGCCGCGATCACGGAGATGCACGCGATGCTCCTCGCGTACGAAAGTCTCGCCTGGCACGGAGACGAACCGCCGCGCCCGCTCTCACCGGAAGAGCGTGACCAGTACGTCGCCGAGATGGCGCCGTACCTCCGGCTCGTGGGCGCCGAGGAGTCGGAGATCCCGCACAGCATGGCCGACCTCGACGCGCTCTACGAGAAGTACTCGCCCTACTTCGGCCACCGCGAGAGCGTTTTCCGTGATCTCGAAACGGGCGTCGACATGATGCTGCAGTACCGTCAGGTGGCGGAAACGAACTGGCATCCGAGCCACGCACTCGCCACGGACGTCCTCGCCGAGACCTACAACGACTGGCACGACGTCATGCCGGCCATCCTCCCCGAGAAACTGCAGCTGGCGGCCGGCCGGACGCGCGAGCAGGTCGACGCCTCCGGCGACGCGATCCGCGCGCGTGAAGGCGACATCCGCGCCATCCAGAGCCCGGACAGCGAGGCCCGCATCATGAAGCTGCTCTGGGGCCCGGACGGTGTGGATCTGATCACCAGCGCGCGTCGCCTGGAAGAGGAGTTCCGCGCGAAGGCGTGA
- a CDS encoding TetR/AcrR family transcriptional regulator: MTPLDLIDAEAVDTADEQSGPGRKRDRSRDAEILDAALDVLAEAGYDGMTIDMVAARARAGKATVYRRWASKEELVLDAVACMKRDDLRARDVPDTGTLRGDLVAMVKPLSIEEGEKKLQVMAGIVSMLSRSPELADAAQTALVAPRLELNKMLIRRAIERGEVPADRDVDMIASVGSAMICYRTLMQRTPITPEYVISVIDDVILPALGVTRAT, encoded by the coding sequence ATGACGCCGCTGGATCTCATCGACGCAGAAGCCGTCGACACTGCCGACGAGCAGTCCGGACCGGGGCGCAAGCGCGATCGATCACGGGATGCCGAGATCCTCGACGCCGCGCTCGACGTCCTCGCCGAGGCGGGGTACGACGGAATGACCATCGACATGGTCGCCGCCCGCGCGCGAGCGGGGAAGGCCACCGTCTATCGTCGCTGGGCGTCCAAGGAGGAGCTCGTCCTCGACGCCGTGGCGTGCATGAAGCGCGATGATCTCCGTGCGCGCGACGTGCCCGACACGGGAACGCTCCGCGGAGATCTCGTCGCGATGGTCAAGCCGCTCTCGATCGAGGAGGGGGAGAAGAAGCTCCAGGTCATGGCGGGCATCGTGTCGATGCTCTCGCGCTCGCCCGAGCTCGCCGATGCGGCGCAGACGGCGCTCGTCGCGCCTCGTCTGGAGCTCAACAAGATGCTCATCCGTCGCGCGATCGAGCGCGGCGAGGTCCCGGCCGACCGGGACGTCGACATGATCGCCTCCGTCGGCTCGGCGATGATCTGCTATCGCACTCTCATGCAACGCACGCCGATCACCCCGGAGTACGTGATCTCGGTCATCGACGACGTCATCCTGCCCGCTCTGGGCGTGACTCGCGCGACCTGA
- a CDS encoding MFS transporter → MTSSSTSVPPSRRRWLTLVIVGLAQLMVVLDATIVNIALPAAQADLEFSNGDRQWVITAYSLAFGSLLLLGGRLSDLIGRKLTFVVGLIGFAVASAWAGAAPDFATLVAARALQGAFGALLAPTALAVLTTTFTVPKERARAFGVFGAIAGAGGAVGLLLGGVLTEKLDWRWNLYINVVIAAVAVIGVLVFVPRIERHGPRPRLDVPGTLLVSACLFGVVFGFANAETDGWESPLAWGTLIAAAVLLGGFVAWQSRAAHPLLPLQVLRDRNRAAAYISILVAGAGMFGIFLFVTYFLQVSLAFSPIQTGLAFLPMIMMLVLAAQLSTNIFLPRFGPKIMVTIGMTLGVLGMLLLTRLDLDSSYVANVLPALVVMGTAMGTIMPGSMQTATLGVDRHFAGVASALVNTSQQVGGSMGTAMLNTIAAAAATDYIAAHAPASPEVIASAAVASYSTVYWWATGIFAVGAVVAGLLFRTRSETAALLAERPTPTDGAAEPVVAH, encoded by the coding sequence ATGACCTCCTCCTCGACCTCGGTGCCGCCCTCGCGCCGCCGTTGGCTGACGCTCGTCATCGTCGGCCTCGCCCAGCTCATGGTCGTCCTCGACGCGACCATCGTGAACATCGCGCTGCCCGCCGCCCAAGCCGATCTCGAATTCTCGAACGGCGATCGGCAGTGGGTCATAACGGCCTACTCGCTCGCCTTCGGCAGCCTGCTGCTGCTCGGTGGCCGGCTCTCCGACCTGATCGGGCGCAAGCTCACCTTCGTCGTCGGCCTCATCGGTTTCGCGGTGGCGTCGGCGTGGGCCGGAGCGGCACCCGACTTCGCCACGCTGGTCGCCGCCCGGGCTCTTCAAGGGGCCTTCGGGGCACTGCTGGCCCCGACCGCGCTGGCTGTCCTCACGACGACATTCACCGTGCCGAAGGAGCGCGCCCGCGCGTTCGGCGTGTTCGGGGCGATCGCCGGCGCCGGCGGTGCCGTCGGTCTCCTGCTCGGCGGCGTGCTGACCGAGAAGCTCGACTGGCGCTGGAACCTCTACATCAACGTCGTCATCGCCGCCGTGGCGGTGATCGGCGTGCTGGTCTTCGTCCCGCGCATCGAGCGTCACGGGCCGCGACCGCGGCTCGACGTGCCCGGCACGCTGCTCGTCTCGGCCTGCCTGTTCGGGGTCGTGTTCGGCTTCGCGAACGCCGAGACCGACGGGTGGGAGTCTCCCCTGGCCTGGGGCACTCTGATCGCCGCCGCCGTCCTGCTGGGAGGATTCGTCGCGTGGCAGAGCCGGGCCGCTCATCCCCTCCTGCCGCTGCAGGTGCTGCGCGATCGCAACCGGGCGGCGGCCTACATCTCGATCCTGGTGGCCGGTGCGGGGATGTTCGGCATCTTTCTCTTCGTCACCTACTTCCTGCAGGTGTCGCTCGCGTTCAGCCCGATCCAGACCGGTCTCGCGTTCCTGCCCATGATCATGATGCTCGTTCTCGCCGCCCAGCTGTCGACCAACATCTTCCTGCCCCGCTTCGGGCCGAAGATCATGGTGACGATCGGGATGACGCTCGGGGTGCTCGGCATGCTCCTCCTCACGCGGCTCGACCTGGACAGCTCGTATGTCGCGAACGTGCTACCGGCGCTCGTCGTCATGGGGACCGCGATGGGCACGATCATGCCCGGTTCCATGCAGACCGCCACGCTCGGGGTCGACCGGCACTTCGCGGGCGTCGCGTCGGCACTCGTGAACACGAGCCAGCAGGTCGGCGGCTCGATGGGCACGGCGATGTTGAACACGATCGCCGCCGCCGCCGCGACCGACTACATCGCCGCCCACGCACCTGCCTCGCCCGAGGTCATCGCAAGTGCGGCGGTGGCCAGTTACTCCACCGTGTACTGGTGGGCCACAGGGATCTTCGCCGTCGGCGCCGTCGTGGCGGGACTGCTGTTCCGCACCCGCTCAGAGACGGCGGCGTTGCTCGCGGAGCGCCCGACCCCGACCGATGGAGCCGCCGAGCCCGTCGTGGCGCACTGA
- a CDS encoding alpha/beta fold hydrolase has protein sequence MILAHDVSGSGPLLVLLHGITEDRRSWDPVDLTRSFTVVRVDMRGHGASAAEEPYDIPTLAADVHETLVQLAESDAVPAEPPVVVGHSMGGIVATAYGALFPARAVVNVDQPLQLAGMQGQVQQAEGMLRGADFPLFIHGMFAQMAGGLDADEMARVDGIRSPKQDVVLGMWRPLLEDSPEKLSELVSSLTAIPADVRYLVITGLDAGPEYAAWLQQEIPHTVHEVWQPPTHYPHLVDPQRFVARVEEFVS, from the coding sequence ATGATCCTCGCCCACGACGTGTCGGGTTCCGGCCCGCTGCTGGTCCTCCTGCACGGCATCACCGAGGATCGGCGCAGCTGGGATCCGGTCGATCTGACGCGGAGCTTCACGGTGGTCCGGGTCGACATGCGGGGGCACGGTGCGTCGGCGGCTGAGGAGCCGTACGACATCCCGACGCTCGCGGCCGACGTGCACGAGACGCTCGTGCAGCTCGCCGAGAGCGACGCCGTCCCCGCGGAGCCGCCGGTGGTCGTCGGGCACTCGATGGGGGGCATCGTGGCGACGGCCTACGGGGCGCTCTTCCCCGCCCGCGCGGTGGTCAACGTCGACCAGCCCCTGCAGCTCGCGGGGATGCAGGGGCAGGTGCAGCAGGCGGAGGGAATGCTGCGCGGCGCGGACTTCCCGCTGTTCATCCACGGGATGTTCGCGCAGATGGCGGGCGGCCTGGATGCCGATGAGATGGCGCGGGTCGATGGCATCCGGTCTCCGAAGCAGGACGTGGTTCTCGGGATGTGGCGGCCGCTGCTCGAAGACTCACCCGAGAAGCTTTCGGAACTCGTGAGCAGTCTGACCGCGATCCCCGCCGACGTTCGGTACCTCGTCATCACCGGGCTCGATGCGGGTCCCGAGTACGCGGCGTGGCTGCAGCAGGAGATCCCGCACACCGTGCACGAGGTATGGCAGCCGCCCACCCACTACCCGCACCTCGTGGACCCGCAGCGCTTCGTGGCACGGGTCGAAGAGTTCGTCAGCTGA